In Cryptomeria japonica chromosome 10, Sugi_1.0, whole genome shotgun sequence, a genomic segment contains:
- the LOC131029801 gene encoding 14-3-3-like protein, whose amino-acid sequence MSPVEASREENVYMAKLAEQAERYEEMVEFMEKVTKGVEVEELTVEERNLLSVAYKNVIGARRASWRIISSIEQKEESRGNDEHVVSIREYRAKVEAELTKICDSILRLLDSHLIPSSTTGESKVFYLKMKGDYHRYLAEFKTGAERKEAAESTLLAYKAAQDIAVAELTPTHPIRLGLALNFSVFYYEILNSPDRACALAKTAFDEAIAELDTLGEDSYKDSTLIMQLLRDNLTLWTSDMQEDAGEEIKDASKLEEGGEQ is encoded by the exons ATGTCGCCCGTAGAGGCTTCCCGCGAGGAAAATGTGTACATGGCGAAGCTTGCAGAGCAGGCGGAGCGGTATGAAGAAATGGTGGAGTTTATGGAGAAAGTGACTAAGGGTGTGGAAGTGGAGGAACTGACTGTGGAGGAGCGCAATCTTTTGTCTGTGGCTTACAAGAATGTTATCGGCGCGCGCAGGGCTTCGTGGCGGATCATTTCGTCCATTGAGCAGAAGGAAGAGAGCCGCGGCAACGATGAACATGTGGTGAGCATAAGAGAGTACAGGGCCAAGGTAGAGGCCGAGCTTACCAAGATTTGTGACTCGATCCTGCGCCTCCTCGACTCGCATCTCATTCCTTCCTCTACCACTGGTGAGTCCAAGGTCTTTTATCTCAAGATGAAGGGCGATTACCATCGCTATCTTGCTGAGTTTAAGACAGGAGCAGAGCGCAAGGAGGCCGCAGAGAGCACCTTGCTCGCTTACAAGGCTGCGCAG GATATTGCGGTGGCTGAGCTGACCCCAACGCATCCTATTAGGCTTGGCCTGGCGCTTAACTTCTCTGTGTTTTATTACGAAATTTTGAATTCGCCAGATCGTGCCTGTGCCCTCGCTAAAACG GCTTTTGATGAGGCAATCGCTGAATTAGATACCTTAGGTGAAGATTCTTATAAGGACAGTACTCTCATCATGCAGCTCCTGCGTGACAATCTCACGTTATGGACGTCAGACATGCAG GAGGATGCAGGAGAGGAGATCAAAGATGCTTCCAAGCTTGAGGAAGGTGGAGAGCAATAG